In Rhodamnia argentea isolate NSW1041297 chromosome 11, ASM2092103v1, whole genome shotgun sequence, one genomic interval encodes:
- the LOC115735961 gene encoding caffeoyl-CoA O-methyltransferase 1 — MATNGEETQNQAGRHQEVGHKSLLQSDALYQYILETSVYPREPEPMKELREITANHPWNIMTTSADEGQFLNMLLKLINAKNTMEIGVYTGYSLLATALALPDDGKILAMDINRENYELGLPVIQKAGVAHKIDFREGPALPVLDQLIQDGKHGTFDFIFVDADKDNYLNYHKRLIELVKVGGLIGYDNTLWNGSVVAPPDAPLRKYVRYYRDFVLELNKALPADPRIEICMLPVGDGVTLCRRIS, encoded by the exons ATGGCCACCAATGGAGAGGAGACCCAGAACCAAGCCGGGAGGCACCAGGAGGTTGGCCACAAGTCTCTCCTTCAGAGTGATGCTCTTTACCAA TATATTTTGGAGACAAGTGTGTACCCAAGAGAGCCTGAGCCCATGAAGGAGCTCAGAGAAATAACAGCAAACCATCCCTG gAACATAATGACAACATCAGCAGACGAAGGGCAGTTCTTGAACATGCTTCTCAAGCTCATCAATGCCAAGAACACCATGGAGATTGGCGTCTACACTGGCTATTCTCTCCTTGCCACCGCTCTCGCTCTTCCTGACGATGGCAAG ATATTGGCCATGGACATAAACAGAGAGAACTATGAACTTGGCCTACCGGTCATCCAAAAAGCCGGTGTTGCCCACAAGATAGACTTCAGAGAAGGCCCTGCTTTGCCTGTTCTTGATCAGTTGATCCAAGAT GGGAAGCACGGGACATTCGACTTCATATTCGTGGACGCGGACAAGGACAATTACCTCAACTACCACAAGAGGCTGATCGAGCTTGTCAAGGTCGGTGGCCTCATCGGCTACGACAACACCCTATGGAACGGCTCGGTGGTCGCGCCGCCGGACGCCCCACTGAGGAAGTACGTGAGGTACTACAGGGACTTTGTGCTGGAGCTCAACAAGGCTCTCCCCGCCGATCCTAGGATTGAGATCTGCATGCTCCCCGTGGGTGATGGCGTCACTCTCTGCCGCCGGATCAGCTGA
- the LOC115735937 gene encoding wax ester synthase/diacylglycerol acyltransferase 11-like isoform X1, protein MWISSLYRFFFHVNSVWQSLTQSRRKTPARSPPSPPHTHQNQSPIDWFIEVLTSSEPPLLLFPRHLNRTADFSSSIFSPEMGSPENGSDEPLTPAGRLFLQKEMNQVIYCVVGLKHPLDVDALKSAIQSSLMVKHPRFCSLMVRDSAGREHWRRTRVDIDRHVVAVHGPVADGLSDEAAVNEYLADLSTDSPGLLGDDKPLWDVHLLMAHRCVVFRIHHALGDGISLMSMFLASCRRVDDPEALPTIGPSSSAKRRSGGGGGAWWKAVVRVLEVLWFTVVFVVEFVLRSMWASDRKTPVSGGAGVELWPRKLATARFCLEDMKVVKSAVASATINDVLFGIISAGLFKYLDHRSPDAVREGTRITGVAMVNLREQPGLQELSNLMQGNPGLRWGNKFGILLLPVHYHRSCGDPLEHLRKAKSMIDRKKKSLEAHFSYKIGDIVMASLGPHVASLLNYRIVCNTTFTISNVLGPQEEIAILGNPITYIRANSSSLPHALTMHMVSYAGRADMQILVAKDIIPDPDFLAKCFEDALLEMKAAASAALNK, encoded by the exons ATGTGGATATCTTCTCTCTATCGTTTCTTCTTCCATGTAAATTCCGTATGGCAGAGCCTCACGcaatctcgccggaaaactccAGCGCGCTCTCCCCCTTCCCCACCACACACCCACCAAAATCAAAGTCCGATTGATTGGTTCATTG AAGTTCTGACTTCGTCCGAGCCGCCACTGTTGTTATTTCCTCGCCATCTCAACCGTACTGCAGATTTCTCCTCTTCGATCTTCTCGCCAGAAATGGGGTCACCGGAGAACGGCTCCGACGAGCCCCTAACGCCGGCGGGGCGCCTGTTCCTCCAGAAGGAGATGAACCAGGTGATCTACTGCGTCGTCGGCCTGAAGCACCCGCTCGACGTCGATGCCCTCAAGTCGGCGATCCAGAGCTCCCTCATGGTCAAGCACCCCAGGTTCTGCAGCCTCATGGTGCGGGACTCCGCAGGCCGGGAGCACTGGAGGAGGACCCGTGTGGACATCGACCGCCATGTCGTCGCGGTCCACGGCCCAGTCGCCGACGGCCTCTCCGACGAGGCGGCGGTCAACGAGTATCTCGCCGACCTGTCCACCGACTCGCCGGGGCTCCTGGGCGACGACAAGCCCTTGTGGGACGTCCACCTCCTGATGGCCCACCGGTGCGTGGTGTTCCGGATCCACCACGCGCTCGGCGACGGAATCTCGCTGATGTCGATGTTCCTGGCGTCGTGCCGGCGGGTGGACGACCCCGAGGCGCTGCCGACGATCGGTCCTTCGTCGTCGGCTAAGAGGAGGAgcggcgggggcgggggcgcGTGGTGGAAGGCGGTAGTGAGGGTGTTGGAGGTGTTGTGGTTCACGGTGGTCTTTGTAGTGGAGTTCGTCCTGAGAAGCATGTGGGCGAGTGACCGGAAGACGCCGGTCAGTGGCGGCGCAGGGGTGGAACTCTGGCCGAGGAAGCTGGCCACGGCGAGGTTTTGCCTGGAAGACATGAAAGTGGTCAAGTCAGCAGTCGCTAGTGCG ACCATTAATGATGTTCTCTTCGGGATCATATCGGCCGGCTTGTTCAAATATTTGGACCACCGATCTCCCGatg CTGTGCGGGAAGGGACTCGGATAACGGGAGTGGCGATGGTTAATCTGCGAGAACAGCCGGGATTGCAG GAGCTATCCAATTTGATGCAAGGCAACCCAGGACTGCGGTGGGGCAACAAGTTTGGGATTCTCCTCCTCCCCGTTCACTACCATAGAAGCTGCGGCGACCCTCTCGAACACCTGAGAAAAGCCAAGTCGATGATCGACCGGAAGAAGAAGTCCCTGGAGGCTCACTTCTCCTACAAAATCGGGGATATCGTCATGGCTTCCCTAGGACCACAT GTCGCGAGCCTGCTCAACTACAGGATCGTCTGCAACACCACGTTCACCATCTCCAACGTGCTCGGCCCGCAAGAGGAGATCGCGATCCTGGGCAACCCCATCACGTACATAAGGGCGAACTCCTCGAGTTTACCTCAC GCACTCACAATGCACATGGTGAGCTATGCGGGGAGGGCGGACATGCAGATTCTGGTGGCCAAGGACATCATCCCCGACCCTGATTTTCTGGCCAAATGCTTTGAGGATGCTTTGCTTGAAATGAAAGCAGCAGCTTCTGCTGCCTTGAACAAATGA
- the LOC115735962 gene encoding 40S ribosomal protein S16-like, translated as MAAPAPIESVQCFGRKKTAVAVTYCKRGRGLIKINGVPIELVEPEILRFKAYEPILLLGRHRFAGVDMRIRVKGGGHTSQIYAIRQSIAKALVAFYQKYVDEQSKKEIKDILVRYDRTLLVADPRRCEPKKFGGRGARARFQKSYR; from the exons ATGGCGGCCCCCGCGCCCATCGAGTCCGTCCAGTGCTTCGGTAGGAAGAAGACGGCAGTCGCCGTGACCTACTGCAAGCGCGGCCGCGGGCTTATCAAGATCAACGGCGTCCCCATCGAGCTTGTCGAGCCGGAGATCCTCCGGTTCAAGGCctacgagccgatcctcctcctCGGGCGGCACCGCTTCGCGGGCGTCGACATGAGGATCAGGGTCAAGGGCGGCGGCCACACCTCGCAGATTTACGCCATCCGCCAGAGCATAGCCAAGGCCCTGGTCGCGTTCTATCAGAAGTACGTGGACGAGCAGAGCAAGAAGGAGATCAAGGACATCTTGGTCAG GTATGATAGGACTTTGCTTGTGGCTGACCCGAGGAGGTGCGAGCCCAAGAAGTTTGGTGGACGCGGTGCTCGCGCCAGGTTCCAGAAGAGTTATCGTTGA
- the LOC115735937 gene encoding wax ester synthase/diacylglycerol acyltransferase 11-like isoform X2: MGSPENGSDEPLTPAGRLFLQKEMNQVIYCVVGLKHPLDVDALKSAIQSSLMVKHPRFCSLMVRDSAGREHWRRTRVDIDRHVVAVHGPVADGLSDEAAVNEYLADLSTDSPGLLGDDKPLWDVHLLMAHRCVVFRIHHALGDGISLMSMFLASCRRVDDPEALPTIGPSSSAKRRSGGGGGAWWKAVVRVLEVLWFTVVFVVEFVLRSMWASDRKTPVSGGAGVELWPRKLATARFCLEDMKVVKSAVASATINDVLFGIISAGLFKYLDHRSPDAVREGTRITGVAMVNLREQPGLQELSNLMQGNPGLRWGNKFGILLLPVHYHRSCGDPLEHLRKAKSMIDRKKKSLEAHFSYKIGDIVMASLGPHVASLLNYRIVCNTTFTISNVLGPQEEIAILGNPITYIRANSSSLPHALTMHMVSYAGRADMQILVAKDIIPDPDFLAKCFEDALLEMKAAASAALNK, encoded by the exons ATGGGGTCACCGGAGAACGGCTCCGACGAGCCCCTAACGCCGGCGGGGCGCCTGTTCCTCCAGAAGGAGATGAACCAGGTGATCTACTGCGTCGTCGGCCTGAAGCACCCGCTCGACGTCGATGCCCTCAAGTCGGCGATCCAGAGCTCCCTCATGGTCAAGCACCCCAGGTTCTGCAGCCTCATGGTGCGGGACTCCGCAGGCCGGGAGCACTGGAGGAGGACCCGTGTGGACATCGACCGCCATGTCGTCGCGGTCCACGGCCCAGTCGCCGACGGCCTCTCCGACGAGGCGGCGGTCAACGAGTATCTCGCCGACCTGTCCACCGACTCGCCGGGGCTCCTGGGCGACGACAAGCCCTTGTGGGACGTCCACCTCCTGATGGCCCACCGGTGCGTGGTGTTCCGGATCCACCACGCGCTCGGCGACGGAATCTCGCTGATGTCGATGTTCCTGGCGTCGTGCCGGCGGGTGGACGACCCCGAGGCGCTGCCGACGATCGGTCCTTCGTCGTCGGCTAAGAGGAGGAgcggcgggggcgggggcgcGTGGTGGAAGGCGGTAGTGAGGGTGTTGGAGGTGTTGTGGTTCACGGTGGTCTTTGTAGTGGAGTTCGTCCTGAGAAGCATGTGGGCGAGTGACCGGAAGACGCCGGTCAGTGGCGGCGCAGGGGTGGAACTCTGGCCGAGGAAGCTGGCCACGGCGAGGTTTTGCCTGGAAGACATGAAAGTGGTCAAGTCAGCAGTCGCTAGTGCG ACCATTAATGATGTTCTCTTCGGGATCATATCGGCCGGCTTGTTCAAATATTTGGACCACCGATCTCCCGatg CTGTGCGGGAAGGGACTCGGATAACGGGAGTGGCGATGGTTAATCTGCGAGAACAGCCGGGATTGCAG GAGCTATCCAATTTGATGCAAGGCAACCCAGGACTGCGGTGGGGCAACAAGTTTGGGATTCTCCTCCTCCCCGTTCACTACCATAGAAGCTGCGGCGACCCTCTCGAACACCTGAGAAAAGCCAAGTCGATGATCGACCGGAAGAAGAAGTCCCTGGAGGCTCACTTCTCCTACAAAATCGGGGATATCGTCATGGCTTCCCTAGGACCACAT GTCGCGAGCCTGCTCAACTACAGGATCGTCTGCAACACCACGTTCACCATCTCCAACGTGCTCGGCCCGCAAGAGGAGATCGCGATCCTGGGCAACCCCATCACGTACATAAGGGCGAACTCCTCGAGTTTACCTCAC GCACTCACAATGCACATGGTGAGCTATGCGGGGAGGGCGGACATGCAGATTCTGGTGGCCAAGGACATCATCCCCGACCCTGATTTTCTGGCCAAATGCTTTGAGGATGCTTTGCTTGAAATGAAAGCAGCAGCTTCTGCTGCCTTGAACAAATGA